In Aquabacterium sp. OR-4, the following proteins share a genomic window:
- a CDS encoding PEP-CTERM sorting domain-containing protein (PEP-CTERM proteins occur, often in large numbers, in the proteomes of bacteria that also encode an exosortase, a predicted intramembrane cysteine proteinase. The presence of a PEP-CTERM domain at a protein's C-terminus predicts cleavage within the sorting domain, followed by covalent anchoring to some some component of the (usually Gram-negative) cell surface. Many PEP-CTERM proteins exhibit an unusual sequence composition that includes large numbers of potential glycosylation sites. Expression of one such protein has been shown restore the ability of a bacterium to form floc, a type of biofilm.) — protein sequence MRTLPFKIPHLRAAALAAVMVLAPLASQAGQVTSRYGALDGLGIGVGDGQAFEFLDLLGPEADGTNGWAFGGFSAQIDSAWIGTLTGASLQVFAGGWGYNGAAAVFLNNQQIGTLSVGEDANGTNTAHLDQYDLGAFLGMLTGQDLVEIRTVDVDDGGVLGYFQLSLQTQTGGGGTAPEPTSAWLVAAALAAGVLARRRRA from the coding sequence ATGCGCACCTTGCCCTTCAAGATTCCGCACCTGAGAGCGGCTGCGCTCGCCGCCGTGATGGTGCTGGCGCCGCTGGCGTCGCAGGCCGGGCAGGTGACCTCGCGCTACGGCGCCCTGGACGGCCTGGGCATCGGGGTCGGCGACGGGCAGGCCTTCGAGTTTCTCGATCTGCTCGGCCCGGAGGCCGATGGCACCAATGGCTGGGCCTTTGGCGGCTTCAGCGCGCAGATCGACAGCGCCTGGATCGGCACGCTCACCGGCGCCAGCCTGCAGGTGTTTGCCGGCGGCTGGGGCTACAACGGCGCCGCCGCGGTGTTTCTGAACAACCAGCAGATCGGCACCCTGAGCGTGGGTGAAGACGCCAACGGCACCAACACCGCGCATCTGGATCAGTACGACCTGGGCGCCTTTCTGGGCATGCTGACCGGGCAGGATCTGGTGGAGATCCGCACGGTGGATGTCGACGATGGCGGCGTGCTCGGTTACTTCCAGCTGAGCCTGCAGACCCAGACCGGTGGCGGCGGCACCGCGCCCGAGCCGACATCGGCCTGGCTGGTGGCGGCCGCGCTGGCGGCCGGCGTGCTGGCGCGCCGCCGCCGCGCTTGA
- a CDS encoding TolC family outer membrane protein, with protein MLSALTLGTADAQSLVQLHERALAADPAVRAAEASWQAADQRVFQARAAFGPTASASVSTNQSRYREEPAESVRPFHSTQYTAQVSQPVWRGTLFPALEGARLQRDQAGQALAQARIESRQRLLEALLELFKARDVMAHAEAQREALQAQLALARRSFQVGRAAVTEVREAEARVDHALAQRLAAEAELELRQQVLAEVAGGPVPDLPWRALAGDALPPRQAGGVHDWLGVGEQNSPQLLQARLALAVAEAEIRKAELAHAPSVELNYSYSKSNDTGTVTSFFPRRGTSSAVGATLNVPLFASGATQSKVAEAQALRDKARGELDLARRTLVIGVRQAFAASQSAAAQAQALTTAERSQALSVRANQRGYEVGLKVNAEVLEAQGKLFEARRDLSRARHDAWAQHFRLRALVGELGDADMLSLDSLLQVWSGAEMSGPRTGTTP; from the coding sequence ATGCTGAGTGCCCTGACGCTGGGCACGGCCGATGCGCAGTCGCTGGTGCAGTTGCACGAGCGTGCGCTGGCCGCCGACCCGGCCGTGCGTGCCGCCGAGGCGTCGTGGCAAGCGGCTGACCAGCGGGTGTTCCAGGCCCGCGCGGCCTTCGGGCCCACCGCCAGTGCCAGCGTCAGCACCAACCAGTCGCGCTACCGCGAGGAGCCGGCCGAATCGGTGCGGCCCTTCCATTCCACGCAGTACACGGCCCAGGTCAGCCAGCCGGTCTGGCGGGGCACGCTGTTTCCAGCCCTCGAAGGGGCCCGCCTGCAGCGCGATCAGGCCGGGCAGGCGCTGGCGCAGGCGCGCATCGAGTCGCGCCAGCGTTTGCTGGAAGCCTTGCTCGAGCTCTTCAAGGCGCGTGACGTGATGGCCCATGCCGAGGCCCAGCGCGAGGCGCTGCAAGCACAGCTGGCCCTGGCGCGCCGCAGCTTCCAGGTGGGGCGCGCGGCGGTGACCGAGGTGCGCGAGGCCGAGGCGCGGGTGGATCATGCGCTGGCCCAGCGCCTGGCTGCCGAGGCCGAACTCGAGCTGCGCCAGCAGGTGCTGGCCGAGGTGGCCGGCGGCCCTGTGCCCGATCTGCCCTGGCGCGCCCTGGCCGGCGATGCCCTGCCACCGCGGCAGGCTGGCGGTGTGCACGACTGGCTGGGCGTGGGCGAACAGAACAGCCCCCAGCTGTTGCAGGCGCGTCTGGCCCTGGCGGTGGCCGAGGCCGAGATCCGCAAGGCCGAGCTGGCGCACGCACCGAGCGTGGAGCTGAACTACAGCTACTCGAAGTCGAACGACACCGGCACGGTGACCAGCTTCTTCCCGCGGCGCGGCACCAGCTCGGCGGTGGGCGCCACGCTCAACGTGCCGTTGTTTGCCAGCGGCGCCACGCAGAGCAAGGTGGCCGAGGCCCAGGCCTTGCGCGACAAGGCCCGTGGCGAGCTCGATCTGGCCCGCCGCACGCTGGTGATCGGTGTGCGCCAGGCCTTTGCCGCCAGCCAGTCGGCGGCGGCCCAGGCTCAGGCGCTGACCACCGCCGAGCGCTCGCAGGCCTTGTCGGTGCGCGCCAACCAGCGTGGCTACGAGGTCGGGCTGAAGGTCAATGCCGAGGTGCTGGAGGCCCAGGGCAAGCTGTTCGAGGCCCGGCGCGATCTGTCGCGTGCCCGGCACGATGCCTGGGCGCAGCACTTCCGGCTGCGTGCCCTGGTCGGCGAGCTGGGCGACGCCGACATGCTGTCGCTCGACAGCCTGTTGCAGGTCTGGTCGGGCGCCGAAATGAGCGGCCCACGCACGGGCACCACGCCATGA
- a CDS encoding efflux RND transporter periplasmic adaptor subunit: MSAAGQLPDAAEPATPQGAEAGHETVLPPEAVAQAAELQPALSAWRQRLGAAGLVCHGVALHSADAAWCAAFERPEGQVAVDEVWLEARGRVSPDSPVALARVAGGELLVATQLMLPDGRPGTVGALLAPPHNDRNLQLLLLSLGWLQLTLSAASLAHNQRAATLLQLLGHVGAQRGARAAAQDWINRTAAWARAQLPAQAMLALSLFECRFERVHWWVAADTSHAEAGSPAVMAASEVAQRALVESRQLDEGGYWALPLLEQGEVVAVLVAQHGQAALPELARLVLGTSATAAEPLLRHWRETQRPWLAYTWLALRRGLARLRGPGDLAWKAGALALLLGLLALVLVPVDDRVTANMVIEGRTRQLVTMPYEGFIREVMVRPGDRVQRQQLLLRLDDRELQLEAAKLRGDRDQAAGKLRQAMAERDAPAVALSGAELQGAEGQLALVEAKLARASLVAPLDGLVVSGDWVQQIGAPLELGKEVFEIASADGYRVVLHIPEHDIARVRNGQRGVLRLAGQPQQGHDFELSRITATASVQDGANGFRAEAAWLGVTPALSPGMQGVAKISVGRANLLTIWTRSSADWLRMKLWTYWI; this comes from the coding sequence ATGAGTGCCGCAGGCCAGCTGCCCGACGCCGCCGAGCCCGCAACGCCGCAAGGCGCAGAGGCCGGACATGAGACCGTCTTGCCGCCCGAGGCCGTGGCCCAGGCGGCCGAGCTGCAGCCGGCGCTGAGCGCGTGGCGGCAGCGGCTGGGCGCCGCGGGCCTGGTGTGCCACGGTGTGGCCTTGCACAGTGCCGACGCGGCCTGGTGCGCCGCTTTCGAACGCCCTGAAGGCCAGGTCGCCGTTGATGAGGTCTGGCTCGAGGCGCGCGGCCGGGTCAGCCCCGACAGCCCGGTGGCGCTGGCCCGCGTGGCCGGCGGTGAGCTGCTGGTGGCCACCCAGCTGATGTTGCCCGATGGCCGCCCCGGTACCGTGGGCGCGCTGCTGGCACCGCCGCACAACGACCGCAACCTGCAGCTGCTGCTGCTGTCGCTGGGCTGGCTGCAGCTCACCCTCAGTGCCGCCAGCCTGGCCCACAACCAGCGTGCCGCCACCCTGTTGCAGTTGCTGGGGCACGTGGGTGCGCAGCGTGGCGCGCGCGCCGCGGCGCAGGATTGGATCAACCGCACGGCGGCCTGGGCGCGTGCGCAACTGCCCGCGCAGGCGATGCTGGCGCTGAGCCTGTTCGAGTGCCGCTTCGAGCGGGTGCACTGGTGGGTGGCAGCCGACACCAGCCATGCCGAAGCGGGCTCGCCGGCGGTGATGGCCGCCAGCGAGGTGGCGCAGCGCGCTTTGGTCGAATCGCGGCAGCTCGACGAAGGCGGCTATTGGGCGCTGCCGCTGCTCGAGCAGGGTGAGGTGGTGGCCGTGCTGGTGGCCCAGCACGGCCAGGCCGCGCTGCCCGAACTGGCGCGCCTGGTGCTGGGCACCAGTGCCACCGCGGCCGAGCCCTTGCTGCGCCACTGGCGCGAGACCCAGCGCCCCTGGCTGGCCTACACCTGGCTGGCGTTGCGGCGCGGCCTGGCCCGTCTGCGCGGCCCGGGCGATCTGGCCTGGAAGGCCGGCGCCCTGGCGCTGCTGCTGGGCCTGCTGGCGCTGGTGTTGGTGCCGGTCGACGACCGTGTCACGGCCAACATGGTGATCGAGGGCCGCACGCGCCAGCTGGTGACCATGCCTTATGAAGGCTTCATCCGCGAGGTGATGGTGCGGCCGGGCGACCGGGTGCAGCGCCAGCAGTTGCTGCTGCGCCTGGACGACCGCGAACTGCAGCTCGAAGCGGCCAAGCTGCGCGGCGATCGCGACCAGGCCGCCGGCAAGCTGCGCCAGGCCATGGCCGAGCGCGATGCGCCGGCGGTGGCGCTGTCCGGCGCCGAGCTGCAGGGGGCCGAAGGCCAGCTGGCCCTGGTGGAAGCCAAGCTGGCACGCGCGTCCCTGGTGGCCCCGCTGGACGGCCTGGTGGTCAGCGGCGACTGGGTGCAGCAGATCGGTGCGCCGCTCGAGCTGGGCAAGGAGGTGTTCGAGATCGCGTCGGCCGACGGCTATCGCGTGGTGCTGCACATTCCCGAGCACGACATCGCGCGTGTGCGCAACGGGCAGCGCGGCGTGCTGCGCCTGGCCGGCCAGCCGCAGCAGGGGCACGACTTCGAGTTGAGCCGCATCACCGCCACCGCCAGCGTGCAGGATGGTGCCAATGGCTTTCGCGCCGAGGCCGCGTGGCTGGGCGTCACGCCGGCGCTCAGCCCGGGCATGCAGGGTGTGGCCAAGATCAGCGTAGGCCGCGCCAACCTGCTGACGATCTGGACGCGCAGCTCGGCCGACTGGCTGCGCATGAAGCTCTGGACCTACTGGATCTGA
- a CDS encoding preprotein translocase subunit SecA: protein MSEPVISGAGDAALGAAAALPHADAPVPGRGPADLRWLRGLAGSAFRRADTLRDERADSRDGAFERALRDLPGWLPVRSEPAARIAALASAIDALGLRDCPDEQVAQRMAEAMASLRQPPSGPRHDAALTLALACAGEAARRRLGLWPHPVQFAGARVLIGGQLAEMRTGEGKTLVAGLAATVMAASGAQVHVVSTNDYLARRDCEEMAPLFGFFGLGFGFVIGGMEPDARRLAYAHPVCYVSGKELVFDYLKDRLAGHGLLPARVAGLQGFVRGGSAAAPLIPALHFAIVDEADSVLIDEARTPMILSREAPGLHEPALLAWAITGARGLRPDVHYRLALAAREVELLPAALEACPPLPEGVRAMWQSRPWRMQLLRQALTALHLFQRDQHYILADGKVQIVDESTGRVMPDRSWEQGLHQLIETKEAVALTAGRDTLARMTFQRFFRRYWLLAGLTGTGAEAARELWGVYRLRVRRLPTHRPVARRTLPARCLPDATAKWQAVADEALAAAARGQAVLVGTRSVEASEAAAAAFATRGVVPVVLNARQDAEEAGIVARAGEPGRITIATNMAGRGTDIKLPPATRAAGGLHVILTEFHESPRVDRQLFGRSGRQGEAGSVRALVAADDPLFKPLPHGLRALLARGHWLGLAVQLAQRDAEGRAWQARRQTLRQDRELQRLVGIAGPMT, encoded by the coding sequence ATGTCTGAGCCGGTGATTTCTGGGGCGGGCGACGCTGCCCTGGGCGCTGCAGCTGCGCTGCCGCACGCCGATGCGCCGGTGCCTGGCCGCGGGCCGGCCGATCTGCGCTGGCTGCGTGGCCTGGCCGGCAGCGCGTTTCGCCGCGCCGACACGCTGCGCGATGAGCGTGCCGACTCGCGCGATGGCGCGTTTGAGCGCGCACTGCGCGACCTGCCCGGCTGGCTGCCGGTGCGCAGCGAGCCGGCCGCGCGCATTGCTGCACTGGCCAGCGCCATCGACGCGCTGGGCTTGCGCGATTGCCCGGACGAGCAGGTCGCCCAGCGCATGGCCGAGGCCATGGCCAGCTTGCGGCAGCCGCCGTCGGGCCCCCGGCACGACGCTGCCCTGACCCTGGCCCTGGCCTGCGCCGGCGAGGCCGCGCGGCGGCGGCTGGGCCTGTGGCCGCACCCGGTGCAGTTTGCCGGCGCGCGTGTGCTGATCGGTGGCCAGCTGGCCGAGATGCGCACCGGCGAGGGCAAGACCCTGGTGGCCGGTCTGGCCGCCACGGTGATGGCGGCCAGCGGCGCGCAGGTGCATGTGGTCAGCACCAACGACTACCTGGCCCGCCGCGATTGCGAGGAGATGGCGCCGCTGTTCGGTTTTTTCGGGCTGGGCTTCGGCTTTGTCATTGGCGGCATGGAGCCCGACGCGCGCCGCTTGGCCTACGCGCACCCGGTGTGTTATGTGAGCGGCAAGGAGCTGGTGTTCGACTACCTGAAAGACCGTCTCGCCGGCCATGGCCTGCTGCCCGCCCGGGTGGCCGGACTGCAGGGGTTTGTGCGTGGCGGATCAGCGGCGGCGCCGCTGATCCCGGCGCTGCACTTCGCCATCGTTGACGAGGCCGACAGCGTGCTGATCGACGAGGCCCGCACACCGATGATCCTCTCGCGCGAGGCGCCGGGCCTGCATGAGCCGGCGCTGCTGGCCTGGGCCATCACCGGCGCCCGGGGGCTGCGCCCCGATGTGCACTACCGCCTCGCGCTGGCCGCGCGCGAGGTCGAACTGCTGCCCGCCGCGCTGGAAGCCTGCCCGCCGCTGCCCGAGGGCGTGCGCGCCATGTGGCAGTCGCGGCCCTGGCGCATGCAGCTGCTGCGCCAGGCCCTGACCGCGCTGCACCTGTTCCAGCGCGACCAGCACTACATCCTGGCCGACGGCAAGGTGCAGATCGTCGACGAATCGACCGGGCGCGTGATGCCCGACCGCTCGTGGGAGCAAGGCCTGCACCAGCTCATCGAGACCAAGGAGGCGGTGGCCCTGACCGCCGGGCGCGACACGCTGGCCCGCATGACCTTCCAGCGCTTTTTCCGGCGCTACTGGCTGCTGGCCGGCCTGACCGGCACCGGCGCCGAGGCCGCCCGCGAACTGTGGGGCGTCTACCGGCTGCGGGTGCGCCGCCTGCCCACCCACCGTCCGGTGGCGCGCCGCACCCTGCCGGCGCGTTGCCTGCCCGATGCCACCGCCAAGTGGCAGGCCGTGGCCGACGAGGCGCTGGCCGCCGCGGCGCGTGGCCAGGCGGTGTTGGTGGGCACGCGCAGCGTCGAAGCGTCCGAGGCCGCCGCGGCGGCTTTTGCGACGCGCGGTGTGGTGCCCGTGGTGCTCAACGCCCGTCAGGACGCCGAAGAGGCCGGCATCGTGGCGCGCGCCGGCGAGCCCGGGCGCATCACCATCGCCACCAACATGGCCGGCCGTGGCACCGACATCAAGTTGCCGCCCGCCACGCGTGCGGCCGGCGGCCTGCATGTGATCCTCACCGAGTTCCACGAATCACCGCGGGTGGATCGTCAGTTGTTCGGCCGCAGCGGCCGCCAGGGCGAGGCCGGTTCGGTGCGTGCCCTGGTGGCCGCCGATGACCCGCTGTTCAAGCCCCTGCCGCACGGCCTGCGGGCCTTGCTGGCGCGCGGCCACTGGCTGGGCCTGGCCGTGCAGCTGGCGCAGCGCGATGCCGAAGGCCGCGCCTGGCAGGCACGCCGTCAGACCTTGCGCCAGGACCGCGAACTCCAACGCCTCGTCGGCATTGCCGGACCCATGACATGA
- a CDS encoding efflux RND transporter periplasmic adaptor subunit: MPTDCMVEAAQTVEIRSPVVGILERVHARRGEFIRQGQVLVTIESRAEQSAAESAQARAQAQGAAELAGAKVSAAREKTRRLSDLLAEEFVAPQAVDDARAELQLAEAELKTARENTQIARLEHRQAVDQLRRRQILAPFSGVVVDQYLYPGALVDGGEARKPVLKIAQVHPLAVQALLPVRLFSQVRVGQVVTVTPEVPFQRPIQARIRVVDRVIDAAAGSFGIVADLDNARGELPAGLRCKLGL, from the coding sequence GTGCCCACCGATTGCATGGTGGAGGCGGCGCAGACGGTGGAGATCCGCAGCCCGGTGGTGGGCATCCTGGAGCGCGTGCATGCGCGGCGCGGCGAGTTCATTCGCCAGGGACAGGTGCTGGTGACGATCGAGAGCCGCGCCGAGCAGAGTGCGGCCGAGTCGGCCCAGGCGCGGGCCCAGGCCCAGGGCGCGGCTGAACTGGCCGGCGCCAAGGTGAGCGCCGCGCGGGAGAAGACACGGCGCCTGTCCGATCTGCTGGCCGAGGAGTTCGTGGCGCCGCAGGCGGTGGACGATGCCCGTGCCGAACTGCAGTTGGCCGAGGCTGAGCTGAAGACCGCACGGGAGAACACGCAGATTGCGCGGCTGGAACATCGCCAGGCGGTAGACCAGTTGCGCCGCCGCCAGATCCTGGCGCCCTTCAGCGGCGTGGTGGTGGACCAGTACCTTTACCCCGGCGCGCTGGTGGACGGTGGCGAAGCCCGCAAGCCGGTGCTCAAGATTGCGCAGGTCCATCCGTTGGCGGTGCAGGCGCTGCTGCCGGTGCGGCTGTTCAGCCAGGTGCGCGTGGGGCAGGTGGTGACGGTGACGCCCGAAGTGCCGTTCCAGCGGCCGATCCAGGCCCGGATCCGGGTGGTTGACCGGGTGATCGACGCGGCGGCCGGCAGCTTCGGCATCGTGGCCGACCTGGACAACGCCCGCGGCGAGCTGCCGGCCGGCCTGCGCTGCAAGCTGGGCCTCTGA
- a CDS encoding RES family NAD+ phosphorylase: protein MAPLPAALGGDATLLTAWRIDAERFAASWDSGLGAERFGGRWNPKGLRVVYCSLDPATCLVEVAVHRGFEVLDTQPHVLTALQLSPAAVHLVSPEAVPNPAWLQAGWPSAGQQRWGGELLMAHGALVLPSVVSRASWNLLFAPDHLPAPARAGLRLLAQQRLVVDPRLNPPAA from the coding sequence ATGGCGCCACTGCCCGCCGCGCTGGGCGGCGACGCCACACTGCTGACCGCCTGGCGCATCGACGCCGAGCGCTTTGCCGCCAGCTGGGACAGCGGCCTGGGCGCCGAACGTTTTGGCGGCCGCTGGAACCCCAAGGGCCTGCGCGTGGTGTATTGCAGCCTCGATCCGGCCACCTGCCTGGTGGAGGTGGCGGTGCACCGTGGCTTCGAGGTGCTCGACACCCAGCCGCATGTGCTCACCGCACTGCAGCTGTCGCCCGCGGCCGTGCACCTGGTGTCGCCCGAGGCGGTGCCCAATCCCGCCTGGCTGCAGGCCGGCTGGCCCAGCGCCGGCCAGCAGCGCTGGGGCGGCGAGTTGCTGATGGCCCACGGCGCACTGGTGCTGCCCAGCGTGGTGTCACGCGCCAGCTGGAACCTGCTGTTCGCCCCCGATCACCTGCCGGCCCCGGCACGCGCCGGCCTGCGGCTGCTGGCGCAGCAGCGCCTGGTGGTCGACCCACGGCTCAATCCGCCGGCCGCCTGA
- the parS gene encoding type II RES/Xre toxin-antitoxin system antitoxin: protein MARILHTHEPAAPWRAASPAAKAPAAAPATPGPGIGAIEFMGGRRWFKTVPQSRAEIHGALVKGVPYAMLVNLVDQLTGLSADEVADAVGISARTLRRQKEQPGKLMPPDLASRTWQLAEVLVQASAVLGGRAEAERWMARPATGLDGSRPIDLLRTLQGAELVTEFLGRLEHGVYS from the coding sequence ATGGCCCGCATTCTGCACACCCACGAACCGGCCGCCCCCTGGCGCGCCGCCAGCCCTGCTGCCAAGGCGCCAGCCGCCGCACCGGCCACGCCGGGCCCCGGCATCGGCGCCATCGAGTTCATGGGCGGCCGGCGCTGGTTCAAGACGGTGCCGCAAAGCCGGGCCGAGATCCACGGCGCGCTGGTCAAGGGCGTACCCTATGCCATGCTGGTGAACCTGGTCGACCAGCTCACCGGCCTGTCGGCCGACGAGGTGGCCGATGCGGTGGGCATCAGCGCCCGCACGCTGCGGCGCCAAAAAGAGCAGCCCGGCAAGCTGATGCCGCCCGATCTGGCCAGCCGCACCTGGCAGCTGGCCGAGGTGCTGGTGCAGGCCAGCGCGGTGCTGGGTGGCCGCGCCGAGGCTGAGCGCTGGATGGCCCGTCCGGCCACCGGCCTGGATGGCTCCCGCCCGATCGACCTGCTGCGCACGCTGCAGGGGGCCGAGCTGGTCACCGAGTTCCTGGGCCGGCTTGAGCACGGCGTCTACAGCTGA
- a CDS encoding YbfB/YjiJ family MFS transporter, with protein MPEPSPLRRTLLTALALALGAAVSLGLARFSYALLLPPMREALGWNYFTAGAMNTVNAAGYLLGALAMPWLLPRAGAVRALLGGSLAAAALLAGHGLVQGDAALYLLRLATGAASAAVFVAGGLMAARLSLRPQAPGSGITPGLVLGLYYGGTGAGIVACALGLPPLIQAHGPATATATATATATATATATASASAGGAWPQGWLALGALALAATAAMAARRHDMADLDASAPAGGGHAAATASWRPFGFGLAAYFMFGLGYIGYMTFIITLLREQQLGTGMLVLFYALLGAGVMASPWLWAGLLQRHRDGRPLACLSALLALATLAPVASSHALLALASGVLFGAVFLSVVASTTALVRHNLPPAAWPAGISAFTIVFAAGQIVGPSLVGRLADGPGGLRAGLAVSAAVLALGALLATRQAALPAH; from the coding sequence ATGCCCGAACCCAGCCCGCTGCGCCGCACCCTGCTCACTGCACTGGCGCTGGCCCTCGGGGCGGCGGTGTCGCTGGGCCTGGCGCGTTTTTCGTATGCGCTGCTGCTACCGCCGATGCGCGAGGCGCTGGGCTGGAACTACTTCACCGCCGGGGCGATGAACACCGTCAACGCCGCCGGCTACCTGCTGGGCGCGCTGGCCATGCCCTGGCTGCTGCCGCGGGCCGGGGCGGTGCGTGCGCTGCTGGGCGGCAGCCTGGCCGCTGCCGCCCTGCTGGCCGGCCATGGCCTGGTGCAGGGCGATGCCGCGCTGTACCTGCTGCGTCTGGCCACCGGCGCGGCCAGCGCGGCGGTGTTCGTGGCCGGCGGCTTGATGGCGGCGCGGCTGAGCCTGCGGCCACAAGCCCCGGGCAGCGGCATCACGCCCGGCCTGGTGCTGGGCCTGTATTACGGCGGCACCGGCGCCGGCATCGTGGCCTGCGCGCTGGGCCTGCCGCCGCTGATCCAGGCCCACGGCCCGGCCACCGCCACCGCCACCGCCACCGCCACCGCCACCGCCACCGCCACCGCCACCGCCTCCGCCTCCGCCGGTGGTGCCTGGCCGCAGGGCTGGCTGGCGCTGGGGGCGCTGGCGCTGGCCGCCACCGCGGCCATGGCGGCACGCCGGCACGACATGGCCGATCTGGATGCCAGCGCACCGGCCGGTGGCGGCCACGCAGCCGCCACCGCCAGCTGGCGGCCCTTCGGCTTCGGCCTGGCGGCGTACTTCATGTTCGGCCTGGGCTACATCGGCTACATGACCTTCATCATCACGCTGCTGCGCGAGCAACAGCTGGGCACCGGCATGCTGGTGCTGTTTTATGCGCTGCTGGGGGCCGGCGTGATGGCCTCGCCCTGGCTGTGGGCCGGGCTGCTGCAGCGCCACCGCGACGGCCGGCCGCTGGCCTGCCTGAGCGCGTTGCTGGCGCTGGCCACCCTGGCCCCGGTGGCCAGCAGCCATGCGCTGCTGGCGCTGGCCTCGGGCGTGCTGTTCGGCGCGGTGTTCCTGTCGGTGGTGGCCAGCACCACGGCACTGGTGCGGCACAACCTGCCACCGGCGGCCTGGCCGGCAGGCATCAGCGCCTTCACCATCGTGTTCGCGGCCGGGCAGATCGTCGGGCCCAGCCTGGTCGGGCGCCTGGCCGACGGCCCCGGCGGCCTGCGGGCCGGCCTGGCGGTATCGGCCGCCGTGCTGGCGCTGGGGGCATTGCTGGCCACCCGGCAGGCGGCACTGCCTGCGCACTGA
- a CDS encoding serine hydrolase domain-containing protein, which produces MILRPPTRPARTHSALRRRALCLLLLGATATAQAQPRLPPPEATDPVTRGLMLGTPPASDKRVTLANLLAYPNARWGYHHLRELGPTVAIWRGDSAARPLPRAPLDLDSLRFDTADQRSLSIAEWQTGGYTDALLVLHRGRIVHERYAVGMQARQPHALWSMSKSLVGLLAMLLVHEGLLDAKAPVARYLPELAGSAWADATLQQVLDMNTGVAYTEQFQDPNAGVHRYLRAAGLLPVPAPVAGDGIARAITDYLPTLAKDGEHGQRWRYKSVDTEVLAWVIQRVSGQRLSSLLSQRLWQRIGAEEDAFCWLDPIGSEVASVGISATLRDMGRLGELLRNNGRVGREQVLPAAVVTALRSGGDPALLAAGGPTPRQGYAYRNQWWQANDADGSFEAKGLAGQHLHINPAAELVIVKFSSHPVPDTAFTHLTDRRAFAAIASALRR; this is translated from the coding sequence ATGATCTTGCGCCCCCCAACCCGCCCGGCCCGCACGCACAGCGCACTGCGGCGTCGCGCCCTGTGCCTGCTGCTGCTGGGCGCCACCGCCACGGCCCAGGCCCAGCCACGGCTGCCACCGCCCGAGGCCACCGACCCCGTCACGCGCGGCCTGATGCTGGGGACGCCACCCGCGTCCGACAAGCGCGTCACGCTGGCCAACCTGCTGGCCTATCCCAATGCGCGCTGGGGCTACCACCACCTGCGCGAGCTGGGGCCCACGGTGGCGATCTGGCGCGGCGACAGTGCGGCGCGGCCCCTGCCGCGTGCGCCGCTCGATCTGGACAGCCTGCGCTTCGACACCGCCGACCAGCGCAGCCTGTCGATCGCCGAATGGCAGACCGGCGGCTACACCGACGCCCTGCTGGTGCTGCACCGGGGCCGCATCGTGCACGAGCGTTATGCGGTGGGCATGCAGGCCCGGCAGCCGCATGCGCTGTGGTCGATGTCCAAGTCGCTGGTCGGCTTGCTGGCCATGCTGCTGGTGCACGAGGGCCTGCTGGATGCGAAGGCGCCGGTGGCGCGCTACCTGCCCGAGCTGGCCGGCAGCGCCTGGGCCGACGCCACGCTGCAGCAGGTGCTCGACATGAACACCGGCGTGGCCTACACCGAGCAGTTCCAGGACCCCAACGCCGGCGTGCACCGCTACCTGCGCGCCGCCGGTCTGCTGCCCGTGCCGGCGCCGGTGGCCGGCGACGGCATCGCCCGCGCCATCACCGACTACCTGCCCACGCTGGCCAAGGACGGCGAGCACGGCCAGCGCTGGCGCTACAAGTCGGTGGACACCGAGGTGCTGGCCTGGGTGATCCAGCGCGTCAGCGGCCAGCGCCTGTCGAGCCTGCTGTCGCAGCGCCTGTGGCAGCGCATCGGCGCCGAGGAGGACGCCTTCTGCTGGCTGGACCCGATCGGCAGCGAGGTGGCCAGCGTGGGCATCAGCGCCACGCTGCGCGACATGGGCCGCCTGGGCGAGCTGCTGCGCAACAACGGCCGCGTGGGCCGCGAGCAGGTGCTGCCGGCCGCCGTGGTGACGGCCTTGCGCAGCGGTGGTGATCCGGCCCTGCTGGCCGCCGGCGGGCCCACGCCGCGCCAGGGCTACGCCTACCGCAACCAGTGGTGGCAGGCCAACGACGCCGATGGCAGCTTCGAGGCCAAGGGCCTGGCCGGCCAGCACCTGCACATCAACCCGGCGGCCGAGCTGGTGATCGTCAAGTTCTCGTCGCACCCGGTGCCCGACACCGCCTTCACCCACCTGACCGACCGCCGCGCCTTTGCCGCCATCGCCAGCGCGCTGCGCCGGTGA